One window from the genome of Thermus caldifontis encodes:
- a CDS encoding enoyl-CoA hydratase/isomerase family protein — translation MVLKERQEGVLLLTLNRPEKLNAITGALLEELYQALKEAQEDPGIRALLLTGAGRAFSAGQDLGEFGGEKPDYEAHLRRYNRVVEAMAGLEKPLVVAVNGPAAGAGMSLALWGDLRLASQEATFTTAFVRIGLVPDSGMSFLLPRLVGFAKAQELLLLSPRLSAEEALALGLVHRVVPGERLLEEALALAQELSQGPTRAYALTKKLLLETYRLSLTEALALEAILQGEAGRTQDHEEGVRAFREKRPPRFSGR, via the coding sequence ATGGTCCTGAAGGAGAGACAAGAAGGCGTCCTCCTCCTCACCCTGAACCGGCCGGAAAAGCTGAACGCCATCACCGGCGCCCTGCTGGAGGAACTCTACCAGGCCCTAAAGGAGGCCCAGGAGGACCCCGGAATCCGGGCCCTCCTCCTCACGGGGGCAGGCCGGGCCTTCTCCGCCGGGCAGGACCTGGGGGAGTTCGGGGGGGAAAAGCCCGACTACGAGGCCCACCTCCGCCGCTACAACCGGGTGGTGGAGGCCATGGCGGGCCTGGAAAAACCCCTGGTGGTGGCGGTGAACGGGCCTGCCGCGGGGGCGGGCATGAGCCTGGCCCTTTGGGGGGACCTGCGCCTCGCTTCCCAGGAAGCCACCTTCACCACCGCCTTTGTGCGGATCGGCCTGGTGCCGGACTCGGGGATGAGCTTCCTCCTTCCCCGCCTGGTGGGGTTCGCCAAGGCCCAGGAGCTCCTCCTCCTCTCCCCGAGGCTTTCCGCCGAGGAGGCCTTGGCCCTGGGCCTGGTGCACCGGGTGGTGCCGGGGGAAAGGCTTTTAGAGGAGGCTTTGGCCCTGGCCCAGGAGCTTTCCCAAGGGCCCACCCGGGCCTACGCCCTCACCAAGAAGCTCCTCCTGGAAACCTACCGGCTTTCCCTCACGGAGGCCTTGGCCCTCGAGGCCATCCTCCAGGGGGAGGCGGGCCGGACCCAGGACCACGAGGAAGGGGTAAGGGCCTTCCGGGAGAAACGCCCACCCAGGTTTTCGGGCCGATGA
- the lpdA gene encoding dihydrolipoyl dehydrogenase produces the protein MYTYDLLVIGAGPGGYVAAIRAAQLGMKVGVVEKEKALGGTCLRVGCIPSKALLETTERIYEAKKGLIGARVQGLEVDLPALLAHKDKVVQANTQGIEFLFKKNGIARHLGRARFLSDRKVLVEETKEELSARYLLIATGSAPLIPPWAEVDGERVVTSTEALAFPEVPGRLIVVGGGVIGLELGVVWHRLGAEVTVLEYLDRILPTLDAELSRAAEKVFRKEGLDIRTGVKVKAVRPEGKGARVELEGGEVLEADRVLLAVGRRPYTEGLDLERIGLATDEKGRIPVDGHLRTPIPHIYAIGDVVRGPMLAHKASEEGIAAVEHMAKGYGHVDYQAIPSVVYTHPEVAGVGYTEEELKAQGIPYKVGRFPYSASGRARAMGETEGFVKVLAHAKTDRILGVHGIGARVGDVLAEAALAIFFKASAEDLGRAPHAHPSLSEILKEAALAAWEKPIHL, from the coding sequence GTGTATACCTACGACCTGTTGGTGATCGGAGCGGGGCCTGGGGGGTATGTGGCCGCCATCCGGGCCGCCCAGCTGGGGATGAAGGTGGGGGTGGTGGAGAAGGAAAAGGCCTTGGGGGGCACCTGCCTCAGGGTGGGGTGCATCCCCTCCAAGGCCCTTTTGGAAACCACCGAGCGCATCTACGAGGCGAAAAAGGGCCTCATCGGGGCCAGGGTTCAGGGCCTCGAGGTGGACCTCCCCGCCCTTCTTGCCCACAAGGACAAGGTGGTCCAGGCCAACACCCAAGGGATCGAGTTCCTCTTCAAGAAAAACGGCATCGCCCGCCACCTGGGAAGGGCCCGCTTCCTTTCCGACCGCAAGGTCTTGGTGGAGGAAACGAAGGAGGAGCTATCCGCCCGCTACCTCCTCATCGCCACGGGGAGCGCCCCCCTCATCCCCCCGTGGGCGGAGGTGGACGGGGAAAGGGTGGTGACCTCCACCGAGGCCCTGGCCTTTCCCGAGGTGCCGGGCCGCCTCATCGTGGTGGGAGGGGGGGTGATTGGCCTGGAGCTCGGGGTGGTCTGGCACCGCCTGGGGGCGGAGGTGACCGTCTTGGAATACCTGGACCGCATCCTCCCCACCCTGGACGCCGAGCTATCCCGGGCGGCGGAGAAGGTCTTCCGGAAGGAGGGGCTGGATATCCGTACCGGGGTTAAGGTGAAGGCGGTACGCCCTGAGGGGAAGGGCGCCCGGGTGGAGCTGGAAGGGGGAGAGGTCCTGGAGGCGGACCGGGTGCTTCTCGCGGTGGGGCGCAGGCCCTACACCGAGGGCCTGGACCTGGAGCGGATAGGCCTCGCCACCGACGAGAAGGGGCGCATCCCCGTGGACGGGCACCTGAGGACCCCCATCCCCCACATCTACGCCATCGGGGACGTGGTGCGGGGGCCCATGCTGGCCCACAAGGCCAGCGAGGAGGGGATCGCCGCCGTGGAGCACATGGCCAAGGGGTACGGCCACGTGGACTACCAGGCCATCCCCAGCGTGGTCTACACCCACCCCGAGGTGGCGGGGGTGGGGTACACGGAGGAGGAGCTCAAGGCCCAGGGGATCCCCTACAAGGTGGGCCGCTTCCCCTACTCCGCCTCAGGCCGCGCCCGGGCCATGGGGGAGACGGAGGGGTTTGTCAAGGTCCTGGCCCATGCCAAGACCGACCGCATCCTGGGGGTGCATGGGATCGGGGCCCGGGTGGGGGATGTCTTGGCCGAGGCCGCCCTGGCCATCTTCTTCAAGGCCAGCGCCGAGGACCTGGGCCGGGCCCCCCACGCCCACCCTTCCCTTTCCGAGATCCTCAAGGAGGCCGCCCTGGCCGCTTGGGAGAAGCCCATCCACCTTTAG
- a CDS encoding 2-oxoglutarate dehydrogenase E1 component, whose product MELTLESQGYLEALYRAYLEDPFSLPEEWRRYFSALALEDSRREPWGDGRRTAPIPLAEAVDPAFLLKVERLVQAYRELGHLAARIDPLGRERPRPKELTLEAHGLSPSDLPRPLPPGFGAATLGSLLEGLEAIYLGPVGFELSHVEPEERAWLLSRIENPWPTPPKEVRRRILERLMQASLFEAFLQRKYLGAKTFSLEGLESLVPLLLLAVEESARHGVREVVLGMAHRGRLNVLAHVVGKPLERIFREFEEIFPEGYSGDVKYHLGFSNDLDTPYGKVHLSLNFNPSHLEFVNPVTLGRLRAKQDRFGDRERKRGLAILVHGDSAFIGEGIVQETLNLSRLPGYRVGGTLHIVANNQLGFTTLPEEYTSCRYPTDIAKMLGAPIFHVNAEALDELWFVLGLALEYRKRYAKDVVIDLVGYRRRGHNETDEPTFTQAPMYALISKKPEPWKVYGERLLAEGVVGEGEVKAWEEAYLARLEGEFTRVKAEPGPVVPHGLSGIWQGYVGGPDSSVPEVETGVPKEALRGLLLRLSAVPEGFGVHPKLKRFLEARREMAEEKRPLDWAAAEALALASLAVEGHRVRLTGQDALRGTFTQRHAALYDYQTGSSYLPLQHLAEGQAEVEIHNSPLSEAGVLGFEYGYSLDYPEALVLWEAQFGDFVNVAQVYIDQFLASAEAKWNRLSGLVLLLPHGLEGQGPEHSSARLERFLQLGAKDNLQVAYPTTPAQFFHLLRRQVKRPIRKPLIVLTPKSLLRHPEVASSLEELAQGRFQKVIPERVKGARKVLLTSGKVYYDLVQKRKELGAEDVALVRLELLYPFPEAELKEALGFYPKKTPVVYVQEEPVNQGAWWYLSARFCGEIYGHPFSVVARPESPSPAVGSSKVHKEEQEALLEEAFK is encoded by the coding sequence ATGGAGCTCACGCTGGAAAGCCAAGGCTACCTGGAGGCCCTCTACCGGGCCTATCTGGAGGACCCCTTTTCCCTGCCGGAGGAGTGGCGCCGCTACTTTTCCGCCCTCGCCTTGGAGGATTCCCGACGAGAACCCTGGGGGGATGGCCGAAGGACCGCCCCCATCCCCCTGGCCGAGGCGGTGGACCCCGCCTTCCTCCTCAAGGTGGAGCGCCTGGTCCAGGCCTATCGGGAGCTGGGCCACCTGGCGGCCCGCATAGACCCCTTGGGAAGGGAGCGGCCAAGGCCGAAGGAGCTTACCCTCGAGGCCCATGGCCTTTCCCCTTCGGACCTTCCCAGGCCCCTTCCCCCAGGGTTCGGGGCGGCCACCCTGGGAAGCCTCTTGGAAGGGCTGGAGGCCATCTACCTGGGCCCGGTGGGCTTTGAGCTTTCCCACGTGGAACCCGAGGAGCGTGCCTGGCTTCTTTCCCGGATCGAGAACCCTTGGCCCACCCCCCCCAAAGAGGTGCGCCGGCGCATCCTGGAGCGCCTCATGCAGGCGAGCCTCTTTGAGGCCTTCCTGCAGCGCAAGTACCTGGGGGCCAAGACCTTTAGCCTCGAGGGCCTGGAAAGCCTGGTCCCCCTTCTCCTTTTGGCGGTGGAGGAATCCGCCCGCCACGGGGTTAGGGAGGTGGTCCTGGGCATGGCCCACCGGGGGCGGCTCAACGTCCTGGCCCACGTGGTGGGCAAACCCCTGGAACGCATCTTCCGCGAGTTTGAGGAGATCTTCCCCGAAGGCTACTCGGGGGATGTGAAGTACCACCTGGGCTTCTCCAACGACCTCGATACCCCCTATGGGAAGGTGCACCTCTCCCTCAACTTCAACCCCAGCCACCTGGAGTTCGTAAACCCCGTGACCCTGGGGAGGCTAAGGGCCAAGCAGGACCGCTTCGGGGACCGGGAGAGAAAAAGGGGCCTGGCCATCTTGGTCCACGGGGACTCGGCCTTCATCGGGGAGGGCATCGTCCAGGAAACCCTTAACCTCTCCCGGCTTCCCGGCTACCGGGTGGGGGGGACCCTCCACATCGTGGCCAACAACCAGCTGGGCTTCACCACCCTGCCCGAGGAGTACACCTCCTGCCGCTACCCCACGGACATCGCCAAGATGCTGGGGGCCCCCATCTTCCACGTGAACGCCGAGGCCCTAGACGAGCTCTGGTTCGTCCTGGGCCTGGCCCTGGAGTACCGAAAGCGCTACGCCAAGGACGTGGTCATCGACCTGGTGGGCTACCGCCGCCGGGGGCACAACGAAACGGACGAGCCCACCTTCACCCAAGCCCCCATGTACGCCCTCATCAGCAAGAAGCCCGAGCCCTGGAAGGTCTATGGGGAAAGGCTTCTCGCCGAAGGGGTGGTGGGGGAAGGGGAGGTTAAGGCCTGGGAGGAGGCCTATCTGGCCAGGCTGGAGGGTGAGTTCACCCGGGTCAAGGCGGAGCCAGGCCCCGTGGTGCCCCACGGGCTTTCCGGGATCTGGCAGGGGTACGTGGGGGGGCCCGATTCGTCTGTGCCCGAGGTGGAAACCGGGGTGCCAAAGGAGGCGCTAAGGGGGCTTCTCCTTCGCTTAAGCGCCGTGCCCGAGGGCTTCGGGGTGCACCCCAAGCTGAAGCGCTTCCTGGAGGCCAGGAGGGAGATGGCCGAGGAGAAACGTCCCCTGGACTGGGCGGCGGCCGAGGCCTTGGCCTTGGCCTCCTTGGCCGTGGAGGGGCATAGGGTGCGCCTTACGGGCCAGGATGCCTTAAGGGGCACCTTCACCCAGCGCCACGCCGCCCTTTACGACTACCAGACGGGCAGCTCCTACCTTCCCCTGCAGCACCTGGCCGAGGGCCAGGCGGAGGTGGAGATCCACAACTCCCCCCTCTCCGAGGCCGGGGTCTTGGGCTTTGAGTACGGGTACAGCCTGGACTACCCCGAGGCCTTAGTCCTATGGGAGGCCCAGTTTGGGGACTTCGTCAACGTGGCCCAGGTTTACATCGACCAGTTCCTGGCCAGCGCCGAGGCCAAGTGGAACCGGCTTTCCGGCCTGGTCCTCCTCCTGCCCCATGGCCTCGAGGGCCAAGGCCCTGAGCACTCCTCCGCCCGGCTGGAGCGCTTCTTGCAGCTGGGGGCCAAGGACAACCTCCAGGTGGCCTACCCCACCACCCCCGCCCAGTTCTTCCACCTCCTCCGCCGCCAGGTGAAGCGCCCCATCCGCAAGCCCCTTATCGTCCTCACCCCCAAAAGCCTCCTCCGCCACCCCGAGGTGGCCTCCAGCCTGGAGGAGCTCGCTCAGGGGCGTTTCCAGAAGGTGATTCCGGAAAGGGTCAAGGGGGCGAGGAAGGTCCTTCTCACCTCGGGGAAGGTCTACTACGACCTGGTGCAGAAGCGAAAGGAGCTGGGGGCGGAGGACGTGGCCCTCGTCCGGTTGGAGCTCCTCTACCCCTTCCCCGAGGCCGAGCTCAAGGAGGCCCTGGGCTTTTACCCCAAGAAAACCCCGGTGGTCTACGTCCAGGAGGAACCCGTGAACCAGGGGGCCTGGTGGTACCTCTCCGCCCGTTTTTGCGGGGAGATCTACGGCCATCCCTTCAGCGTGGTGGCCCGGCCCGAGTCCCCAAGCCCCGCGGTGGGTTCCTCCAAGGTGCACAAAGAGGAGCAGGAAGCGCTTCTTGAGGAAGCCTTCAAGTGA
- the odhB gene encoding 2-oxoglutarate dehydrogenase complex dihydrolipoyllysine-residue succinyltransferase produces MQELNVPSVGESIVEVEIGAWLKKEGESFAQDEPLVELITDKATLELPAPFAGTLAKILKRTGETARVGEAIALLEAQGAVAAAPKPEPAPAPEPQEPLVMPAAERVLREAGVSPGEVAGTGLGGRILKEDVERHLEERARQAPPQAVPPRTPEPVPPPAQPPADRPWRVSEAVPLSPLRRRIAERLLMARQTTAMLTTFNEADMSAILALRKELGEAFQKKHGVKLGLMSFFVKAVVQALKEIPELNAEIRDNAILYHRYYDIGVAVGGGEGLVVPVLRDADRLSFAEIERQIADFAERARTRKLKPEELMGGTFTITNGGVYGSLNSTPLLNPPQVGILGMHAIQERPVAREGQVVIRPMMYLALSYDHRIVDGREAVTFLRRVKELVENPVRLLLEV; encoded by the coding sequence GTGCAGGAACTGAACGTGCCCTCCGTGGGCGAGTCCATTGTGGAAGTGGAGATCGGCGCTTGGTTGAAGAAGGAAGGGGAAAGCTTCGCCCAGGACGAACCTCTGGTGGAGCTCATCACCGACAAGGCCACCCTGGAACTCCCGGCTCCCTTTGCGGGCACCCTGGCCAAGATCCTCAAGCGTACGGGGGAAACCGCCAGGGTGGGGGAGGCCATCGCCCTTCTGGAAGCCCAAGGGGCAGTGGCTGCGGCCCCAAAGCCTGAGCCCGCTCCCGCCCCAGAACCCCAGGAACCCCTGGTCATGCCCGCGGCCGAGCGGGTCCTAAGGGAAGCGGGGGTATCCCCGGGGGAGGTGGCGGGCACGGGCCTGGGCGGGCGCATCCTCAAGGAGGACGTGGAGCGCCACCTGGAGGAGAGGGCAAGGCAAGCCCCGCCCCAGGCGGTGCCCCCCAGGACGCCTGAGCCTGTACCCCCTCCCGCCCAACCTCCTGCCGATCGGCCCTGGCGGGTGAGCGAAGCGGTGCCCCTGAGCCCCTTGCGCCGCCGTATTGCCGAAAGGCTCCTCATGGCGCGGCAGACCACCGCCATGCTCACCACCTTCAACGAGGCGGACATGTCCGCCATCCTCGCCTTAAGGAAGGAGCTGGGGGAGGCCTTCCAGAAGAAGCATGGGGTGAAGCTGGGTCTTATGAGCTTCTTCGTGAAGGCGGTGGTCCAGGCCCTGAAGGAGATCCCCGAGCTCAACGCCGAGATCCGGGATAACGCCATCCTCTACCACCGCTACTACGACATCGGCGTGGCCGTGGGGGGCGGGGAGGGCCTGGTGGTCCCGGTTCTGAGGGACGCCGACCGGCTCTCCTTCGCGGAGATCGAGCGCCAGATCGCCGACTTCGCCGAAAGGGCCCGCACCAGGAAGCTGAAGCCCGAGGAGCTCATGGGGGGCACCTTCACCATCACCAACGGCGGGGTCTACGGCTCCCTCAACTCCACCCCCCTCCTCAACCCGCCCCAGGTGGGCATCCTGGGGATGCACGCCATCCAGGAAAGGCCCGTGGCCCGGGAGGGGCAGGTGGTGATCCGGCCCATGATGTACCTGGCCCTTTCCTACGACCACCGCATCGTGGACGGCCGGGAGGCGGTCACCTTCCTGAGGCGGGTCAAGGAGCTGGTGGAAAACCCCGTGCGCCTCTTGCTGGAGGTCTAG